In one window of Candidatus Zixiibacteriota bacterium DNA:
- a CDS encoding phosphatidate cytidylyltransferase, which produces MELNVLIVMSLLLLAGACLMILIHRGRTTDTRAVRSDWVKYAVFAAIVLGVVFLARFGRLWLAVPLLGVAIYGSYELARHLPMSAIRQAAVTLAIATLIASLLAPLMFPGAHDWWQRFAFVYLLVALTDSFCQLWGRLLGRHKLCPSLSPGKTWEGFLGGLVTAAIGSQALGFLAPESPSLILALAGALIALSATAGDLLFSAIKRRLGIKDFSTLLPGHGGLLDRFDSLIVAAPCFYWINRLMLQ; this is translated from the coding sequence ATGGAACTGAACGTCCTCATAGTAATGTCGCTGCTGCTCCTGGCGGGCGCCTGCCTGATGATACTCATCCATCGCGGTAGGACAACTGACACACGCGCGGTACGTTCTGACTGGGTCAAGTACGCAGTCTTCGCCGCCATCGTCCTCGGAGTCGTCTTCCTCGCACGATTCGGTCGGCTCTGGCTGGCCGTGCCGCTGCTAGGCGTTGCCATTTACGGCAGCTACGAATTGGCGCGCCACCTGCCAATGAGCGCAATTCGGCAAGCGGCTGTCACTCTCGCAATCGCAACCCTTATCGCCAGCCTGTTGGCACCGCTCATGTTTCCCGGCGCACACGATTGGTGGCAGCGATTCGCTTTTGTCTACTTGCTCGTAGCGCTCACCGACAGCTTTTGCCAGCTCTGGGGACGCCTGCTGGGAAGACACAAACTCTGCCCGAGCTTAAGTCCCGGGAAAACATGGGAGGGATTCTTAGGGGGACTGGTCACCGCGGCGATTGGCTCGCAGGCGCTCGGCTTTCTCGCGCCGGAGTCACCGTCACTCATCCTGGCGTTGGCGGGGGCACTGATCGCGCTTTCCGCCACCGCCGGGGATTTGCTCTTTTCCGCAATCAAGCGCAGGCTCGGTATTAAGGATTTCTCGACTTTGCTGCCGGGGCATGGCGGGCTGCTCGACCGGTTCGACAGCCTCATTGTCGCCGCCCCGTGCTTCTACTGGATAAACAGGCTAATGCTTCAATGA
- a CDS encoding diacylglycerol kinase family protein, with product MRIVAIINATSSPEKQRAIIAGLRRELGEHGLTTHITAYPGHATELARQAAADHADTIVVAGGDGTIGQVVNGVIGSHAKLGLIPIGTANDLAGHFRIPASIHDACAVVREGQAQAIDVIRINGRRFVTTAGFGIGSSTIAAVQRIRNHRIGRGLARIAGSRTYALGYLVAMADHGDWPCDVRVRRSGLDMKATVLSLSISNLPRLGVGFQMTPDANASDGEFEVCLIENNGLRGAVEAAFRARRNSLSTWARVHHWRARTLVVEAERPIVAFADGELLEPQTRFEISIVRGAITLITPECDDRSQSRPSRLRVRGQDQDLTQPLTSRAQPTQKCESSSADEYMPASARQMPTSADECQLPRHLHQYLSATAHSKPETS from the coding sequence ATGAGAATCGTAGCCATCATAAACGCGACTTCGAGTCCGGAGAAACAACGGGCGATTATCGCGGGGCTTCGCCGCGAACTCGGCGAACACGGGTTGACCACACATATAACCGCCTACCCCGGCCACGCGACCGAGTTGGCGAGACAGGCGGCGGCGGATCATGCCGACACCATAGTTGTCGCAGGCGGCGACGGCACTATCGGCCAGGTAGTCAATGGAGTGATCGGCTCCCACGCCAAACTTGGACTCATCCCTATCGGTACGGCAAATGATCTGGCCGGGCATTTCCGGATACCAGCATCGATCCATGACGCCTGCGCGGTCGTTCGCGAAGGACAGGCGCAGGCGATCGATGTCATCCGAATAAACGGTCGCCGTTTCGTAACCACGGCGGGTTTCGGAATCGGTAGCTCGACCATAGCCGCCGTGCAGCGAATACGCAATCATCGTATCGGGCGGGGACTGGCCCGGATTGCCGGCAGCCGCACGTATGCGCTCGGTTATCTCGTAGCGATGGCAGACCACGGCGATTGGCCCTGCGATGTAAGGGTGCGGCGGAGCGGACTGGATATGAAAGCCACCGTCCTGTCGCTCTCTATATCGAATCTGCCCAGACTGGGCGTTGGGTTCCAGATGACACCCGATGCCAACGCGAGCGACGGCGAATTCGAAGTCTGTCTGATCGAAAATAATGGGCTGCGCGGCGCGGTCGAGGCAGCGTTCCGGGCCAGGCGCAACAGTCTTTCGACCTGGGCGCGGGTGCATCACTGGCGTGCCCGGACACTTGTAGTCGAAGCTGAGCGACCGATTGTCGCCTTTGCCGACGGTGAACTGCTCGAGCCCCAGACGAGATTCGAGATTAGCATCGTCCGCGGCGCGATAACATTGATCACGCCAGAGTGCGACGACAGGTCACAATCCCGACCCAGCCGCTTGCGCGTCCGGGGCCAGGATCAAGACTTGACGCAACCACTTACATCACGTGCCCAGCCCACGCAGAAGTGCGAGTCCTCATCTGCTGACGAATACATGCCCGCGAGTGCTCGGCAGATGCCCACATCTGCCGACGAATGTCAGCTTCCTCGCCATCTGCACCAGTACCTGAGCGCAACGGCCCATTCCAAACCGGAGACAAGTTGA
- a CDS encoding SDR family oxidoreductase, translating to METTNGHKADSRNGARVVFITGSTGNIGAAVTARLLRADPTAELVLLVRAESGEVGLHRVEEVVQFLSPETDIAARCYRVTVVTGDITKPKLGLDDDAWSRIASRITEIIHSAAATKFLLPLPCARAINVDGTARVLELALAARRTGRLRQFVHVSTAYVCGDRAGLIHEDDFSQSAGFSNAYEQTKWEGEQLVRSHMEELPIAVVRPSIVVGDSHTGRTTAFNVLYTPLKMIYDGHLSLIPGLSDAQLDVVPLDYVADAITYIALHHNHSTGRTFNLTAGAGRTMSAHDIVARARECYRHYGLIGHVAKAAFVPPRLGKVVCNLAHGRLQRAWQLARPYIPYLSVRRQFVSENSEKVLRAAGIRPPALRDYLSTLLNFAIETDWGRRLRRPARAA from the coding sequence ATGGAAACGACCAACGGACATAAAGCTGACAGCCGGAACGGCGCAAGGGTTGTCTTTATCACCGGATCGACCGGTAATATCGGCGCTGCGGTGACCGCTCGGCTATTGCGCGCGGACCCGACCGCCGAACTGGTTCTTCTGGTTCGCGCTGAATCAGGCGAGGTCGGCTTGCACCGGGTCGAAGAGGTTGTGCAGTTTCTATCGCCGGAAACGGACATTGCCGCACGGTGTTACCGTGTCACGGTAGTCACCGGCGATATCACGAAACCTAAACTGGGACTCGACGACGACGCTTGGAGCCGGATTGCCTCGCGGATCACCGAGATTATCCACTCCGCGGCGGCCACAAAATTCCTGCTGCCGCTGCCCTGTGCTCGGGCGATCAATGTCGATGGCACCGCCCGGGTGCTGGAGCTTGCTCTGGCAGCGCGGCGGACCGGCCGCCTCCGGCAGTTTGTCCATGTCAGCACGGCCTACGTGTGCGGCGATCGGGCCGGACTCATACACGAGGATGATTTCAGCCAATCGGCCGGATTCTCAAACGCCTATGAACAAACCAAGTGGGAAGGCGAACAGCTTGTCCGCAGCCACATGGAAGAATTGCCTATAGCTGTCGTGCGGCCGTCGATCGTGGTAGGCGACTCCCACACCGGCCGCACCACGGCATTTAATGTCCTTTACACGCCGCTCAAGATGATCTACGACGGACACTTGAGCCTAATCCCCGGCCTCTCAGATGCCCAACTTGACGTTGTCCCGCTCGATTACGTTGCCGATGCGATTACCTATATCGCGCTGCACCACAATCATTCGACCGGCCGCACCTTCAATCTTACCGCAGGCGCGGGGCGCACGATGAGCGCCCATGACATTGTAGCGCGAGCCAGGGAGTGCTATCGCCATTACGGTCTCATCGGCCACGTTGCAAAAGCTGCATTCGTGCCGCCACGCCTCGGCAAGGTGGTATGTAATCTCGCTCACGGGCGGCTGCAGCGGGCATGGCAACTGGCTCGTCCGTACATTCCATACCTCTCGGTCAGGCGCCAGTTTGTCAGCGAGAATTCCGAAAAGGTTCTGCGCGCTGCGGGCATCCGCCCGCCGGCACTTCGCGACTATCTATCGACCCTACTGAATTTTGCGATAGAAACTGACTGGGGTCGCCGCCTGCGACGGCCGGCCCGCGCGGCATAA